Proteins encoded in a region of the Shewanella polaris genome:
- a CDS encoding YitT family protein, translating to MPFPTHRFYEDIMALFCAGVMVSLGVTLYNSNQLITGGTAGLAIIGMHLTSLSFGMLFFLVNVPFYYIAWTKLSKRFTINTFISVSIISVMTDYMPMFIHIDNVNPVFAATVGGMLIGVGMLIMFRHKSSLGGLGILALYLQNKYSIRAGNFGLLVDTIILSSSMLMFSFEVVLLSVMGAAMLNVLIAINHKPGRYQAYVESKTEKDGVSV from the coding sequence ATGCCATTTCCAACACACCGGTTTTACGAAGACATTATGGCTTTGTTTTGTGCAGGTGTAATGGTGTCTTTGGGGGTGACGCTCTATAACAGTAATCAACTTATTACTGGTGGTACCGCTGGCCTGGCGATTATTGGCATGCATCTAACATCGTTAAGTTTTGGAATGTTATTCTTCTTAGTCAATGTGCCTTTTTATTATATTGCTTGGACCAAGCTATCTAAGCGTTTCACTATTAATACCTTCATTTCAGTGTCAATCATTTCGGTAATGACGGATTACATGCCGATGTTTATTCATATCGACAATGTAAATCCAGTATTTGCTGCCACTGTCGGTGGTATGTTGATTGGCGTCGGGATGTTGATTATGTTCAGACATAAGTCGAGTTTAGGGGGCTTAGGCATTTTGGCGCTTTACTTACAAAATAAGTATTCAATTCGAGCTGGTAATTTTGGCTTGTTAGTTGATACGATTATTTTAAGCTCTTCGATGTTGATGTTTTCTTTTGAGGTGGTGTTATTGTCTGTGATGGGGGCTGCAATGTTAAATGTGTTGATTGCGATTAATCATAAACCCGGCCGTTATCAAGCTTATGTTGAGAGTAAAACCGAAAAAGACGGTGTTAGCGTATAA
- a CDS encoding xanthine dehydrogenase family protein molybdopterin-binding subunit: protein MDMSNASRRTFIKQCVIGGVTVYSAPLLWEMSRANASIISPELAAQWQTQVNGQSKPKFRNDGIAKVTGQKVYGRDYRAMDMAGWPTQQGYAFILRATNADHTYLGFALDHLPTAAKPYRVITAADLARDKIKLPGFYGDNMLLPEGQTADYLGHAVAILLFDSFPAFKQAKSLLQFDNALLQYGEKTPFVSDNKDPYASWRLIRVEGENGATEDAYSPLHDGLFFPNVRNHKPEWLGDANAQGSVSERGLYYAGEIEKQIESAKESEQWQVLEREYHTQFIDPMMMEPEAFNGWYDASSQTFHTVITSQSPQDFQEMAAHMLSSGPLADKVKHLVVHSPYIGGGFGAKDHSIFPYYGVLATIYANGPIRLANDRFEQFQVGLKRHPFTMKNRLAVDKTTLKIQALTSKMTVDGGGRVNFSPSVTSVGATAMQSIYYTPRNDIVATCYASRNPDAGSMRGYGTLQSMTAMECMIHEMAAELKVDPFKLRAANVMESGQRNTQGAIPNGTLRYREMLDMAQQDPVWQNRVATKANYEAKHPGMRYGVGFGIATKDYGTGAAAPSAAVRLSKDGKITVEIGFVEMGTGTQTSQAVVVSESLGNYAHEVKLAEMDIWDAMQLVQTDNPYIISQQRQDEMTANPRWTPVIAMASSASMSAYYQSHVTRIAADIIYRHGLWPAAVSIWNELYFNSPLGSTNLNDSSDGRWVDGKLTAMGFPPLSIDVIAKRAHDMGLVVGAMGHAFNRWAWAEADYEIFGTKERIALDALALQYGEGNRYHGNAARKASMSSNGYHLIDRQTMKYPSTELNNAMVTYYAPCATLVEVAVNEGNGEVSLLSSHTWLEAGKVIVSELVEGQIQGGLVMGIGHALHEELPPFEAGPGNGTWNLNRYQVPLARHVGVWSQRHTILAQLSETDPSRGIAEVVMIPVVAALIEAVYQATEVRFYELPMTAKKIKEAMA, encoded by the coding sequence ATGGATATGTCTAACGCGTCGCGCCGGACCTTTATAAAACAATGTGTTATTGGTGGAGTCACAGTATATTCAGCGCCTTTACTGTGGGAAATGAGTCGGGCCAATGCGTCCATAATCTCTCCTGAACTGGCCGCTCAATGGCAAACTCAAGTTAACGGTCAATCTAAACCCAAATTTCGTAATGATGGCATCGCTAAAGTCACTGGCCAAAAAGTTTACGGCCGAGATTACCGCGCGATGGACATGGCTGGCTGGCCAACACAACAAGGCTATGCTTTTATTTTACGCGCCACTAATGCGGATCACACATATCTAGGTTTCGCACTTGATCACCTCCCCACTGCGGCTAAACCGTATAGAGTGATAACCGCTGCAGATCTTGCCCGCGACAAAATTAAACTTCCAGGGTTTTACGGCGACAATATGTTACTGCCAGAGGGGCAAACTGCTGACTATCTTGGTCACGCGGTGGCAATATTATTATTCGACAGTTTTCCAGCGTTTAAGCAAGCTAAATCCTTGTTACAGTTTGATAACGCCTTATTGCAATACGGTGAAAAAACACCCTTTGTATCAGATAATAAAGATCCTTATGCCAGTTGGCGTCTTATTCGGGTTGAAGGCGAAAATGGCGCAACTGAAGACGCTTATAGTCCACTACACGACGGCTTGTTTTTCCCTAATGTTAGGAACCACAAGCCAGAATGGCTCGGGGATGCTAATGCACAAGGTTCGGTTTCTGAACGTGGGCTTTATTATGCTGGCGAGATAGAGAAGCAGATTGAGAGCGCTAAAGAAAGCGAACAATGGCAAGTATTAGAGCGCGAATATCATACCCAATTCATCGATCCGATGATGATGGAACCAGAGGCCTTTAATGGTTGGTATGATGCCAGTAGCCAAACCTTTCATACAGTTATTACTTCTCAATCGCCGCAAGACTTCCAAGAGATGGCTGCACATATGTTGTCATCTGGGCCATTGGCTGACAAAGTAAAACATTTAGTGGTGCATTCACCTTATATTGGTGGTGGTTTTGGCGCCAAAGATCACTCAATATTTCCTTATTATGGCGTGCTTGCAACCATTTATGCCAACGGTCCGATACGTTTAGCCAATGACCGCTTTGAACAATTTCAAGTCGGCCTTAAACGTCATCCATTCACAATGAAGAATCGTTTAGCCGTTGATAAAACAACCCTAAAAATTCAAGCGTTAACCTCAAAAATGACCGTTGATGGCGGTGGTCGAGTTAACTTCAGTCCGTCGGTTACCTCCGTTGGCGCGACAGCAATGCAAAGTATTTACTACACTCCGCGTAATGATATTGTCGCCACCTGTTATGCCTCACGTAACCCAGATGCAGGTTCTATGCGCGGTTATGGCACATTACAATCTATGACGGCTATGGAATGCATGATCCACGAGATGGCCGCAGAGTTAAAGGTAGATCCCTTTAAGCTACGCGCAGCTAATGTGATGGAGTCAGGACAACGTAATACTCAAGGTGCTATTCCAAATGGTACTTTGAGATATCGTGAAATGCTCGATATGGCCCAACAAGATCCAGTATGGCAAAATCGAGTCGCGACAAAGGCTAATTATGAAGCCAAGCATCCAGGCATGCGCTACGGTGTCGGCTTTGGCATCGCCACTAAGGATTATGGTACAGGGGCCGCGGCGCCAAGTGCAGCGGTTAGATTATCCAAAGACGGTAAAATAACCGTAGAAATTGGTTTTGTCGAAATGGGCACCGGAACCCAAACTTCTCAAGCCGTAGTTGTCAGTGAGTCGTTAGGTAATTATGCCCATGAGGTAAAACTTGCTGAGATGGACATTTGGGATGCGATGCAATTAGTGCAAACCGATAATCCTTATATTATTTCACAGCAGCGCCAAGATGAAATGACGGCAAATCCACGTTGGACTCCTGTAATAGCTATGGCATCGTCAGCATCTATGTCTGCGTATTATCAAAGCCATGTAACCCGCATTGCCGCTGATATAATCTATCGTCATGGACTCTGGCCTGCTGCAGTGTCTATTTGGAACGAATTGTATTTTAACTCTCCATTGGGCTCAACTAACCTCAATGACTCTAGCGACGGCCGCTGGGTCGATGGAAAACTTACCGCCATGGGCTTTCCACCACTGTCGATCGACGTTATAGCTAAACGCGCCCACGATATGGGTTTAGTGGTTGGCGCTATGGGTCATGCCTTTAACCGTTGGGCCTGGGCCGAAGCTGATTACGAAATTTTTGGCACCAAAGAACGTATTGCATTAGATGCGTTGGCACTGCAATACGGTGAAGGCAATCGCTATCATGGCAATGCTGCCCGTAAAGCCAGCATGAGCTCTAATGGTTATCACTTAATTGATCGTCAAACCATGAAGTACCCTAGCACTGAACTCAACAATGCCATGGTAACTTACTATGCTCCGTGTGCAACATTGGTCGAAGTGGCTGTAAATGAAGGCAATGGAGAAGTCTCTCTGTTGAGCTCTCATACTTGGTTAGAAGCCGGCAAAGTGATTGTTAGCGAGTTAGTTGAAGGCCAAATTCAAGGCGGCCTTGTCATGGGGATTGGCCATGCTCTGCATGAAGAATTACCCCCATTTGAAGCAGGACCAGGAAATGGCACTTGGAATCTCAATCGCTATCAGGTGCCATTAGCAAGACATGTTGGTGTTTGGAGTCAACGACACACCATCTTAGCGCAACTATCCGAAACAGATCCGAGCCGAGGCATAGCCGAGGTGGTAATGATACCAGTAGTGGCCGCATTGATTGAGGCCGTTTATCAAGCTACCGAAGTGCGTTTTTACGAGCTACCTATGACAGCGAAAAAAATTAAGGAGGCCATGGCATGA
- a CDS encoding (2Fe-2S)-binding protein: MSQSIELTINNQAVGPIEVGDGVMMIEFLHEYLNLTGTKFGCGVGVCHACTVIVDDNLGVSKVVRTCINGVERFNGKHIRTIEGHAKQNAQGEITALSPVQQAFLENFSFQCGWCTSGFINESTALMEQLKRKPIAKDQVEKVIEEALSEHVCRCTGYVKYYAAMKDLILKTEGLTLS, from the coding sequence ATGAGCCAGTCAATTGAACTAACTATTAATAACCAAGCCGTTGGCCCAATTGAAGTCGGCGATGGCGTCATGATGATTGAATTCCTACATGAGTATTTAAATCTCACTGGCACTAAGTTTGGCTGCGGCGTAGGGGTATGTCATGCCTGTACTGTAATAGTAGATGACAACTTAGGTGTAAGTAAGGTTGTACGGACTTGCATCAATGGTGTTGAGCGTTTCAACGGTAAACATATCCGCACAATAGAAGGTCATGCTAAACAGAATGCACAAGGCGAAATCACCGCACTTAGCCCCGTGCAACAAGCCTTTTTGGAAAATTTCTCGTTTCAATGCGGTTGGTGTACTTCTGGCTTTATCAACGAATCAACAGCACTGATGGAGCAACTAAAGCGCAAACCAATTGCCAAAGACCAAGTTGAAAAAGTCATAGAAGAGGCTTTAAGTGAACATGTCTGTCGCTGTACTGGCTATGTAAAATACTATGCGGCGATGAAAGATTTAATCCTCAAAACAGAGGGGTTAACCCTCTCATGA
- a CDS encoding cytochrome c, whose amino-acid sequence MKLTHHHDLARFKRLGLTLSSKLTQTLSLCLGLGLVAFTCSAANDTSAIARGAYLMKIGDCVACHTAVGGRELSGGLPFETPFGAVYSTNITSDKDTGIGKYSYEEFFDAMHHGVGINGNLYPAMPYTSYSLLTDQDTKAIYAYLMNTKPIKQANLDNDVSFPFNMRFGLKAWNLVAHDAKEFTPKEDKSERWNRGNYLVNALGHCAECHTPRDSLFAMEPDKHFQGAIIEGLEASNITSAELNRQNWTHDDLKSLFTEGYSRKGTVFGGMYPVVYHSFSHLTDKDMFAVNSYLLDTDKKIEAKALTFNGHQPKLPGYNLYMGYCAGCHGQNGEGRPNVAPAMAGNSTLDKASPHNVVAVMLKGIKSQHYNTTTSFYAMPAYADQLNDEQLRDLTNYLRVTWSPQPGDLDLNTIKDLKEVIFEHD is encoded by the coding sequence ATGAAACTAACACATCATCACGATTTAGCTCGCTTTAAGCGACTAGGGCTGACGTTAAGTAGTAAACTAACTCAAACTCTATCACTCTGTCTAGGTTTGGGTTTAGTGGCATTTACTTGCAGTGCTGCCAATGACACGAGTGCAATAGCGCGAGGGGCTTATTTAATGAAAATAGGTGACTGTGTAGCTTGTCATACCGCTGTAGGTGGACGCGAATTATCAGGCGGTTTGCCGTTCGAAACCCCGTTTGGGGCAGTTTACTCAACTAATATCACCTCAGACAAAGACACTGGCATTGGTAAATACAGCTACGAGGAATTTTTTGATGCCATGCATCATGGCGTCGGCATTAATGGCAATCTATACCCTGCTATGCCCTACACGTCATACAGCCTGTTAACGGATCAAGATACCAAAGCGATTTATGCTTACTTGATGAACACTAAACCCATTAAACAAGCCAATCTCGATAATGACGTATCTTTCCCCTTCAACATGCGATTTGGTCTTAAGGCGTGGAACTTAGTCGCTCATGATGCTAAAGAATTTACCCCTAAGGAAGACAAAAGTGAACGTTGGAACCGTGGAAATTACTTAGTTAATGCTTTAGGGCATTGTGCTGAATGTCATACCCCAAGAGACAGCTTGTTTGCGATGGAGCCAGATAAACACTTTCAAGGTGCCATTATTGAGGGGCTAGAAGCATCGAACATCACTTCAGCTGAGCTTAATCGACAAAACTGGACTCATGACGATTTAAAGTCGTTGTTTACTGAAGGGTACTCTCGTAAAGGCACCGTATTTGGTGGCATGTATCCCGTGGTCTATCACAGCTTTAGCCACCTAACAGATAAAGACATGTTTGCGGTAAACAGCTACTTACTCGATACAGACAAGAAGATTGAAGCGAAGGCGCTCACCTTCAATGGTCACCAGCCTAAATTACCAGGCTATAATCTCTACATGGGATATTGTGCTGGTTGTCATGGTCAAAATGGTGAGGGTCGACCTAATGTAGCACCCGCAATGGCAGGTAACTCTACCTTAGATAAAGCCAGCCCACACAATGTCGTCGCAGTCATGTTAAAAGGGATTAAAAGCCAACATTACAACACCACCACCAGCTTTTATGCCATGCCAGCTTATGCTGATCAGTTAAACGATGAACAGCTAAGAGATTTAACTAATTATTTGCGAGTAACATGGAGCCCTCAGCCTGGGGATTTAGATCTGAATACAATTAAGGATTTGAAAGAAGTGATATTCGAACATGATTAA
- a CDS encoding HopJ type III effector protein: MASTQISEFISSLAERADTVLFEESIALIDEHYDFSPSAFKNGDQLNEAGQNSGSCKVFAFGQIHQLTVQQTLAMFGQHYRDVVATAQSGDHQNIRQFMLCGWQGILFSQLALQEK, from the coding sequence ATGGCTTCAACACAGATTAGTGAATTTATATCATCTTTAGCTGAGCGGGCAGATACAGTGCTTTTTGAAGAGTCTATTGCTTTGATTGACGAGCATTATGATTTTAGCCCAAGTGCATTTAAAAATGGTGATCAGCTTAACGAGGCTGGGCAGAATTCTGGTTCTTGTAAGGTTTTTGCGTTTGGGCAAATTCATCAGTTAACTGTGCAACAAACCTTGGCTATGTTTGGCCAACATTATCGAGATGTAGTGGCAACAGCACAAAGCGGTGACCATCAAAATATTCGTCAGTTTATGCTGTGCGGTTGGCAAGGGATCTTGTTTTCACAACTGGCATTGCAAGAGAAGTAA
- a CDS encoding cupin domain-containing protein produces MLNMDFSQRVVINTADLEWQNSPATGVLRKRLAREEAERGHATSIVKYQAGAKFNSHPHPLGEEILVLEGVFSDETGDYPAGTYLRNPEGFVHAPFSLQGCTLLVKLHQFQTTDSQQMAINTNETEWLSGHGQLQVMPLHQHSTESTALVKWPAGTHFQPHRHFGGEEIYVISGEFIDELGRYPAGTWIRSPHLSQHNPYVEQDTVILVKVGHL; encoded by the coding sequence ATGTTAAACATGGATTTTAGCCAACGAGTGGTGATCAACACTGCAGATCTTGAATGGCAAAATAGCCCCGCTACGGGCGTATTACGTAAACGCTTAGCTCGCGAAGAAGCAGAACGTGGCCATGCTACTAGTATTGTTAAATATCAAGCAGGCGCTAAATTTAACTCTCATCCTCATCCATTAGGTGAAGAGATCCTTGTGTTAGAGGGGGTGTTTTCTGATGAAACTGGTGATTACCCAGCTGGCACATATTTACGAAATCCTGAAGGTTTTGTTCATGCGCCATTTAGCCTGCAAGGCTGTACATTATTAGTTAAGTTGCATCAGTTCCAGACCACTGATTCACAGCAAATGGCTATTAATACCAATGAAACAGAATGGTTGTCAGGTCATGGTCAGTTGCAGGTGATGCCGCTACATCAACATAGTACCGAGTCGACAGCATTAGTGAAGTGGCCCGCTGGGACGCATTTTCAACCGCACCGTCATTTTGGCGGCGAAGAAATTTATGTCATTAGCGGTGAATTTATTGATGAACTTGGTCGCTATCCTGCTGGTACGTGGATCCGCAGTCCACATTTAAGTCAGCATAATCCGTATGTGGAACAAGACACGGTGATTTTGGTTAAAGTTGGTCATTTATAA
- the pbpG gene encoding D-alanyl-D-alanine endopeptidase, whose amino-acid sequence MKRCLFFACTFLLCSSAVISHSVAAEPVSQKQSLQELASISAMLVDLNTNEVLYSSNPDQTVPIASVTKLMTAMVTLDAKLPLDEKISVNVSDSPVMRNVYSRIRLGSKVSRETMLLMTLMSSENRAATSLAHHYPGGFKAFVRAMNDKATALGMTHTHYVEPTGLSPENVSSANDLILLLKASQQYPLLGKLSSTSKKHIIFQQPRYALDFHNTNKLVFKDSWNIALTKTGYTSKAGHCLVMLTEMNKRKVAFVVLDSFGKYTHMADANRLKKWLETGRTTPIPASAKAYKKQRQLVVVASNSES is encoded by the coding sequence ATGAAACGCTGTTTATTTTTTGCCTGCACCTTCTTATTGTGTTCAAGTGCCGTTATTAGCCATTCGGTAGCTGCTGAACCCGTATCTCAAAAACAATCATTACAAGAGCTAGCGTCAATCAGCGCTATGCTAGTCGACTTGAACACCAATGAAGTATTGTACTCCAGCAATCCGGATCAAACAGTTCCCATCGCTTCGGTGACAAAACTCATGACTGCCATGGTAACTCTTGATGCAAAACTACCGTTAGATGAAAAGATATCAGTTAACGTTTCAGACTCACCAGTGATGCGTAATGTGTATTCTAGAATACGATTAGGCAGCAAAGTGAGCCGTGAAACCATGTTGTTAATGACGCTGATGTCATCTGAAAATCGTGCTGCTACTTCACTTGCTCACCATTATCCTGGTGGATTTAAAGCGTTTGTTCGGGCAATGAATGATAAAGCAACCGCATTAGGAATGACGCATACTCATTATGTCGAACCTACAGGTTTATCACCTGAAAACGTATCTAGTGCTAATGACCTTATTTTATTACTTAAAGCCAGCCAGCAATACCCGTTGTTAGGTAAGTTAAGCTCAACGAGTAAAAAACATATTATTTTCCAACAACCACGTTATGCACTCGATTTTCACAACACCAATAAATTGGTGTTCAAAGATAGTTGGAACATTGCATTAACTAAAACCGGTTATACAAGTAAAGCTGGGCATTGTTTGGTGATGTTGACGGAAATGAATAAGCGTAAAGTCGCATTTGTGGTGTTAGATTCGTTTGGCAAATACACTCATATGGCGGATGCTAATCGACTTAAGAAATGGTTAGAAACCGGTCGGACTACTCCCATTCCAGCTTCGGCAAAAGCGTATAAAAAACAACGCCAGTTGGTCGTAGTCGCCAGTAACTCTGAAAGCTAA
- a CDS encoding mechanosensitive ion channel family protein, with protein MDDSSKALQAFLDIISLDRIISILLLCLIAWLFLVLVQFCLNQLNKALPKYRLIWSRSFPFVRLFVWLSVIIYSIVGIIDPHENLILAVVGSISIVVGLATQEPAKNMISGFIMMINPPYRVGDMISVSGYYGEVTKLEWSVTWIRTFDDNTVMVPNAEALKTAVSNANSGALDEMVVVSFTIPIHADHKLAIALAKEATQCSPYTLLKKPIIVNLGNDYSFGQYQQTITVKAYVMDVRLEKKFMSDINIRVLSAFKNAHFYDAQQTVLQ; from the coding sequence ATGGACGATTCAAGTAAAGCACTACAAGCATTTTTAGATATTATTTCGTTAGATCGCATTATCAGTATTTTACTACTGTGCTTGATAGCGTGGTTATTTTTGGTATTGGTGCAGTTTTGCTTAAACCAACTCAATAAAGCATTGCCTAAATACCGCTTAATTTGGAGTCGATCATTCCCTTTTGTGCGTTTATTTGTATGGCTTTCGGTAATAATTTATTCAATTGTCGGCATTATTGATCCTCACGAAAACTTAATCCTCGCGGTTGTGGGTTCAATCAGTATTGTGGTGGGTTTAGCAACTCAAGAACCCGCTAAAAATATGATCTCCGGATTTATTATGATGATCAACCCCCCTTACCGCGTTGGCGATATGATATCCGTATCAGGCTATTATGGCGAAGTGACCAAATTAGAATGGAGCGTAACTTGGATACGCACCTTTGATGATAATACCGTGATGGTACCTAATGCCGAAGCACTTAAAACGGCAGTGTCCAACGCTAATAGCGGTGCCTTAGATGAAATGGTGGTAGTGAGTTTTACCATTCCAATTCACGCTGACCATAAACTCGCAATTGCCCTCGCCAAAGAAGCAACTCAATGTTCACCTTATACCTTATTAAAAAAACCTATTATCGTTAATTTGGGCAATGACTACTCATTCGGACAGTACCAACAAACCATCACAGTTAAAGCCTATGTAATGGATGTAAGGTTAGAGAAAAAATTTATGAGTGACATCAACATACGAGTACTTTCAGCGTTTAAAAATGCACATTTTTATGATGCACAACAAACGGTACTTCAGTAA
- the rpiA gene encoding ribose-5-phosphate isomerase RpiA: MTQDEMKKAAGWAALQYVKKDTIVGVGTGSTVNYFIDALATMKDDIEGAVSSSEASTKKLIELGIEVFDLNSVDLIDIYVDGADEINDRMDMIKGGGAALTREKIVAAVANKFICIVDNTKQVDILGEFPLPVEVIPMARSYVARELVKLGGDPVYRQGVVTDNGNVILDVYNMKILDPKVMETKINAIVGVVTNGLFANRGADVLLVGTPDGVKTVTL, encoded by the coding sequence ATGACACAAGATGAAATGAAAAAAGCGGCTGGCTGGGCTGCACTGCAATATGTCAAAAAAGACACCATCGTAGGTGTAGGCACAGGCTCTACCGTCAACTACTTCATTGATGCGCTTGCCACCATGAAGGATGATATTGAAGGTGCTGTATCGAGCTCAGAAGCATCGACTAAAAAACTTATCGAACTTGGCATTGAAGTGTTTGACTTAAACAGTGTTGATTTAATTGACATCTATGTAGATGGTGCAGACGAAATCAATGACCGCATGGACATGATTAAAGGCGGTGGCGCGGCATTAACACGCGAAAAAATTGTTGCGGCCGTTGCCAACAAGTTTATTTGTATTGTTGATAATACCAAACAAGTAGACATTTTAGGTGAGTTCCCATTACCCGTTGAAGTCATCCCAATGGCACGTTCTTACGTGGCACGTGAATTAGTCAAATTAGGTGGCGATCCGGTTTACCGCCAGGGCGTTGTAACCGATAACGGCAACGTTATTTTGGATGTCTACAATATGAAAATTCTAGATCCTAAAGTGATGGAAACTAAAATCAATGCCATCGTCGGTGTTGTCACCAATGGTTTATTTGCTAATCGCGGTGCTGATGTATTGTTAGTCGGTACCCCAGATGGCGTTAAAACAGTCACCTTGTAA
- a CDS encoding methyl-accepting chemotaxis protein has product MLIRSKLILSSIISISSVLAMFGLQNYSESVLFKLSTASNSIVEIEKKVLELRTQEKDFLHRADTEYIDKFTNSMDDILVYMAEVRVALEHQGMNVNALDHFKKNLNDYKTIFNEIIALKIEIGLTPESGLYGDLRSAVKKVETLLSNNAEDALLVAMLQLRRSEKDFMLRRDPKYVTAFDDGIVRFLTQVQQSNLSFSQKEQLTADIKDYRVNFNNLVNKEVLFGLSDQDGKMAELRDKIHQTDDYTVTLREETLAEIELGKNQAFIIGLSIFLLITAILCIFTYLIIRSIIKPVRDITNVISSIEKSKDLSMRCDESGNDELSKIAYHFNQMVMTFQELIQQVNESVTAMNESCQELSRNAMTASEGVLRQLNETDMVATAVTEMGSTIDEIAKNTELAASKASQTNENAQSGQQGVALTVQKITLLAKKLADSAAVVTELERDSITIGSVLDVIKGIADQTNLLALNAAIEAARAGEQGRGFAVVADEVRTLALRTQTSTQEISSIISTLQARTHSIVDLMQESQQQGQESAEQAAIAGEVLRTITNDVTNIMDMSTQIAAAIEEQSMVAAEVSKNVVVIRDIADESSHAAEENAAASEDVRVRAQALHEAVSQFRV; this is encoded by the coding sequence ATGCTTATTCGTTCTAAACTTATTTTAAGTTCGATCATTTCAATATCCTCAGTACTCGCGATGTTTGGGTTACAAAATTATTCTGAATCGGTTCTGTTTAAATTATCAACAGCATCAAACAGCATTGTCGAAATTGAAAAGAAAGTGCTTGAGTTACGTACCCAAGAAAAGGATTTTCTCCATCGTGCAGACACCGAGTACATAGACAAATTTACAAACAGTATGGATGATATCTTGGTCTATATGGCCGAAGTGCGCGTCGCGCTAGAGCACCAAGGAATGAATGTAAATGCTTTAGACCATTTTAAAAAGAACCTTAATGATTATAAAACGATATTCAATGAAATCATTGCGCTAAAAATTGAGATAGGATTAACTCCCGAGTCAGGTTTATATGGCGATTTGCGTTCGGCAGTTAAAAAAGTTGAAACCTTGTTGAGTAATAATGCCGAAGATGCTCTGTTGGTGGCTATGCTTCAACTGCGTCGAAGTGAGAAAGACTTTATGCTCCGTCGTGACCCTAAGTATGTAACTGCTTTTGATGACGGAATTGTCCGTTTTCTAACTCAAGTACAACAGTCTAATTTATCCTTCTCTCAGAAAGAGCAATTAACCGCAGATATTAAAGATTATCGGGTGAATTTTAACAATTTAGTTAATAAAGAAGTGCTATTTGGTTTGTCAGATCAAGATGGTAAAATGGCCGAATTACGAGATAAAATTCATCAAACCGATGATTATACTGTTACGTTACGCGAGGAAACGTTGGCTGAAATAGAGCTTGGTAAAAATCAGGCTTTTATTATCGGCTTAAGTATATTCTTATTAATAACAGCAATACTGTGTATTTTCACCTATTTGATTATTCGTAGTATTATCAAGCCGGTTCGTGATATTACTAATGTAATTTCATCAATTGAAAAAAGCAAAGACTTATCAATGCGTTGTGATGAATCTGGTAATGATGAATTATCAAAAATTGCCTATCATTTCAACCAAATGGTAATGACGTTCCAAGAATTGATTCAGCAAGTAAATGAGTCTGTTACTGCAATGAATGAGTCATGCCAAGAGCTGTCTCGAAATGCGATGACTGCTTCTGAAGGCGTATTACGCCAGCTTAATGAAACCGATATGGTGGCTACCGCAGTTACTGAAATGGGGAGCACCATTGACGAAATAGCCAAGAATACAGAATTGGCTGCCAGCAAAGCCAGTCAAACCAATGAGAATGCTCAATCTGGTCAACAGGGCGTAGCACTCACGGTTCAAAAGATTACCTTACTAGCTAAGAAATTAGCTGATTCAGCCGCTGTTGTTACCGAGCTTGAGCGAGATAGTATCACTATTGGTAGCGTGCTTGATGTGATTAAAGGGATTGCTGATCAAACAAACTTATTGGCATTAAACGCGGCGATTGAAGCAGCAAGAGCTGGTGAACAAGGTCGTGGTTTTGCCGTTGTTGCCGATGAGGTTCGGACACTCGCCTTAAGGACACAAACGTCCACCCAGGAAATCTCTAGCATTATTTCAACCTTACAAGCGCGAACTCATTCTATTGTTGATCTCATGCAAGAAAGCCAGCAACAAGGGCAGGAAAGCGCTGAACAAGCCGCCATTGCCGGGGAAGTTTTACGGACCATTACCAATGACGTCACCAATATTATGGATATGAGCACTCAAATTGCAGCTGCAATTGAAGAGCAAAGTATGGTTGCTGCAGAAGTGAGTAAAAATGTGGTGGTTATTCGAGATATTGCCGATGAATCATCGCATGCGGCGGAAGAAAATGCCGCGGCTTCTGAAGATGTAAGAGTAAGAGCCCAAGCATTGCATGAAGCGGTGAGTCAATTTCGTGTGTAA